Proteins encoded by one window of Sorex araneus isolate mSorAra2 chromosome 3, mSorAra2.pri, whole genome shotgun sequence:
- the PCBD1 gene encoding pterin-4-alpha-carbinolamine dehydratase gives MAGKVHRLSAEERDQLLPNLRAVGWNELEGRDAIFKQFHFKDFNRAFGFMTRVALQAEKLDHHPEWFNVYNKVHITLSTHECAGLSERDINLASFIEQVAVSMA, from the exons ATG GCTGGCAAAGTGCACAGGTTAAGTGCTGAGGAGAGGGACCAACTGCTGCCCAACCTGAGGGCCGTGGGGTGGAATGAGCTGGAAGGCCGCGATGCCATCTTCAAGCAGTTCCATTTCAAAGACTTCAACAGG GCTTTCGGCTTCATGACGAGAGTGGCACTGCAGGCTGAGAAGCTGGACCACCATCCTGAATGGTTCAACGTGTACAACAAG GTGCACATCACGCTGAGCACCCACGAGTGTGCGGGCCTTTCAGAGCGAGACATCAACCTGGCCAGCTTCATCGAACAGGTGGCAGTGTCCATGGCGTAG